GAAAGCCCAAGCAGTAGGGCCACACGTGACTGTGTATCAGTAACATAGCAGAGGGTGAAACGATCTAGTGAGGCTGATCATCTGCAttccaggagcagagagctTTCCACTGtgggctggggatgcagccccatGTCACACACCTCTCCCTTCCTCTACCACAGTGATCCAGTACAACAGTGACCTGGTACAGAAGTATCACCCCTGTTTCTGGATCGATGGCCAGTACCTGTGCTGCTCTCAGACAGCCAAGAATGCCATGGGCTGCCAAATTCTCGAGAGCAGGAATGGCAGTAAGACAACGGGCACCCTCCCCTTGCTCCAGGCCCTGGAGACCAACACTGTATGAAGCCAGGTAGCTCTTACCTCAGtctcttttctgttctgaaggTTTAAAAGTTGGGCAGTCACATCGCAAGAAGAAGAAGCCTCTTCCCCCAACTCCTGAGGAGGACCAGGTGGGGGCCAGCATCAGCCTGTGGGTTTGCTCCAGGATATTTAAGAAAAGGTCTACCTGGGAAAAGCCAATACAAACAGGGCATTGCTCAGATGTACAGGCCAGGGGTCTGCTGTGGAGAGGGATGTCAAGATGATGCCCTAAGGGAGGAGGAGCTTGAACCAGGGTATGGAACCCAAAGGCCTGGAGAAAATCAAATGAGATTctccagaaggagctgggaagagagagaagcCCTCATATAGGGTGGGGGAGTCATGGGTTAAGCCAAAAGATAGagtggtgaggccacacctcgagtactgtgtccagttctgggcccctcagtttaagaaggatgtagaggccctggaacaagtccaaaggagggcaaccaggctggtgaagggactcgagcacaggccctatggggagaggctgagagagctggggctgttcagcctgaagaagaggaggctcaggggagacctcattgctgtctacaactacctgaaaggaggatgtagcgaggtgggagctggactcttttcacagatgacctccaacaagacaagaggacacaatcttaagttgcgccaggggaggtttagattagatattagaaagaatttcttcacggagagggtgattaggcaatggaatggactgcccggtgaggtggtagattctccgtccctggagacatttaaaaaaagactggatgtggcactcagtgccatggtctagcaactgctccagtgggtcaagggttggactagatgatctctgaggtcccttccaacccggctaattctatgattctatgattctatgaaaaacactttttttcaggGTGGGTGTCCAAGGATGAAATGTTGCAATTAAAAGTGCTTGGGGGGTAGGGGAGAAGGGGGCTTGGTCTCCTGGTGGAGATCCATGTGAGAGCTGAGACAAATGCTGCACTGATGTGACCTGAGCCCACTGCCATGCCAGGCCTGGGGAGGGTCTCACCTGGGAAAGTGTCTGCCAGCCTCACCATGTCCCATGTTCTCCCTTGCTCTGGGGAAGATGGTGATGAAGCCCCTGCCCCCTGAACCAGTGCCTAACACAGCAAGTGAGATGAAAAAGGTGGTGgccctctacaactacctgcCAATGAATGCACAGGACCTGCAACTGCAGAAGGGCAAGGAGTACTTCATTCTGGAAGAAAGCCACCTCCCCTGGTGGAAAGCTCGTGACAAGGATGGGTAAGAGCTCCCACTGCCCACAGCACTCACCCCTAACAGTGCCAAGTCACTAGTGGGGAAACACCTCCCCAGCATCAGGGCAGCTGGGACAGGAGGtctgcctggctgcaggctCCCACGTGGGATAGCACATGAGGAGGGTAAGGGGTACTGAAGCAGGCTGTCATATTGGCCATCCCCAAACATGAGCCCAGATGAGTATGCACCAAGATTTTTGAGCCCATTTCTACTAAGCCTTCTGGGACAGGCACCTGcttttccctcagcctcctccatcAGTGTGTGACCAGCCCCTTTTCTCCTGCAGGCGGGAAGGATATATCCCCAGCAACTATGTCACAGAAACTAGCAATTCCCTGGAGATCTTTGAGTGAGTAAGAGAAAGGGTGGGGATGTGGGAAGTTGCACTTGGTCAGAGACCTTTTGCATCCAGTTCTGTTAAACTACGCAGCCTGTGAGCCCAGCCTGACTGGGCCATTCTGCCTCTTGCACGCTTTTTGAGAGCCTCTGGCCCTGTGACAgccatccctgccctcctctgAGCATCCCTCTGTCCTGGCTGGGCCAGGATCAGAcaaggatggggacagcagtggCTGTAGTGATCTCCTTGATGGCTGTGTCACTGTTCCAGGTGGTACTCAAAGAATATCACTCGGAGCCAGGCGGAGCAGCTCCTGAAACAGGAGGTAAGTGTTGGCTCCTGACGCTGGGTCCTTTCTACACACCAGCTCTCCACGGGCTGCTGTCACATTGTGTCCAGCATGGGACCTGCCCTGGCTTGTGCTGGGAGGTGAATGTCCCTAATGGTCCCAGGAACCATCTCTACCCCAACGTGACCTCCTCCTGGCAATCCAGGAGGTGGCCCTCCAGGTGGGGACTGGGCCTTGGACTCTTCCCACTGTATTGCACCCTCTCCAGCCATGTTGTGATCTTCACACACCTTAGGTCTTGCCTGCTACAGTCATGGCTCTCCACAACCCCCGTGCCCTCTCCCCTTTCTGTTCTAGGGTAAGGATGGGGGCTTCATTGTCCGGGATTCCACCAGCAAGACAGGGAAATACACAGTCTCTGTCTATGCCAAGTCCTCTGTGTAAGCAGATCTGAGAACAGCTTGTTCCTACCTCAGAGAGCCCCTCCAGGCACCCCTCACCCTCTTTTCTCCCCGTAACACTGAACCCACTGTTGTCTCTCCAGAGACCCCCAAGGCACAGTCCGCCATTACGTTGTATGCTGCACCCCCCAGAATCAGTACTACCTGGCAGAAAAGCACCTGTTCAACACCATCCCAGAGCTCATCATGTACCATCAGCACAACTCTGCTGGTCAGTGTTAGGGGACAGAGTGAGTCTTTTTACTGATATATCAGTATCCTTACCTTCCTGCACTGAAGACCTCATCTTGTATTCAttgctggaaggcagcaggTCAGTGTGGGGTGACAGTCTACCTTCTTGTGTTTCAGGGCTCATATCCAGACTGAAGTACCCTGTGACTCAATACCAGAAAAGTGCTCCGTGCACTGCTGGCCTTGGCTATGGTAAGCTGGCCTGGGCTACCTCTCAGTTGCCTACTTTCAGGGCCTGTCTTTACTGGCAGTAAATTTCTAGGGCTGGGATCCTGTCTGTCCCATGGCAATAGGGCTCACAGCCTTCCCAGGAATCACTTCCAAACCCTCAGTGGCCCTCTGGTGACAATACTGACCAAGAGACACACCACAAGATACTTTGCTCCCCATTCCCTGGAGGAATCAGATTTCGTGGACTTTTGGGGATGATTTTTCAGGCAGCACATGCTCATGAGCTATTATTTGGCTTGCTAGATCAGATGACTGGAAGCAGCATGCAGGGTGTCACCTACATTTTACTCACAATTTCTGCTCTAGGGTCGTGGGAGATTGACCCAAAGGATCTAACCTTCCTGAAGGAACTGGGGACGGGGCAGTTTGGTGTGGTGAAGTACGGGAAATGGAGAGGCCAGTACAGTGTTGCTGTCAAGATGATCAGGGAGGGCTCCATGTCAGAAGATGACTTTATTGATGAAGCCAAAGTCATGATGTAAGTGGTGAGCAGCCTGCAGGTCAGTGCTGGACATGCCTTGTCACAATGGCTGCACATCTGAGTGGTGTGGAGGGAGAGTCTTGGGCAGCTTCACACTGCAAAATGCATCTGAGAACCTACAGTCTTTGTGCTGATTCCCTGGTGAGCTTTTCCACCATTGTCTGGACCAGGAGCACTTTCCCTTCCCAGACACTCTTTAGTCACAGATGGTTTTTTTGCTCCTTGGCCTTCTATATGCTCAGAACTGCTCTTTTTGTCTCCAACACAGGAACCTGTCTCATGAGAAGCTTGTGCAGCTCTATGGTGTCTGCACCAAGCAGCGTCCCATCTTCATCATCACCGAGTACATGTCCAATGGCTGCCTCCTGAACTTCCTGAGGGAAACCTGGCGGCGGTTCCAgcctgctgagctgctgaggaTGTGCAAGGATGTCTGTGAAGCTATGGAATACCTGGAATCCAAGCAGTTCCTGCACCGAGACTTGGTAGAGCTGAGGCTGAAGGACAAATCTCCAGCTCAGCAACAGCCACAGCATGTCCTAGACATGGTCCAGCTAGTTCATCAACATGAAgagaggcagctctgcagcacagtcTGCAGGACATCCCTCTAAGCCTCCTTGCCCACCTGAGCATAGGCAGGATGCTCTAAAGTTATTGCCCTGCTGTGAGTTAGAGATTGCAGAAAAGGCGAAGACTAGGTAGTTTTCCAGGGGATGACAAATGTATCTGTGGCTGGGGCAGGCTTTGTGtcaggcagcacaggcagcatcaCTGCCTGACAAATGAAAAGGGACCTCCGAACCCCCAGGAAATTCTGCAACTTCAGTTTGTCAGGCCTTGGGCTGGGTTTTCCAGCTTGCAGTCCTGTGAGGTGCCATACTGAtctcctcctggtgctgctttgTCCAGGCAAAATCCTGTTATGGACGTCAGTCCTCTGTAGATAAACAGGATGCCTGGAGGCTTCTCTGGCTGTCTTTGCTAAACACTTCATAGTTTGCCCCAGTCCAGGTGAATCTGTAGGACAAAGTGAGGCAGTGTTAATTTGGTGGGGGCAAGATGAAGTTCCAGGTGGTACAAGGAGGTGAGAGAGGTAGAAGCAGGTAGGAGTGACTGTCTTCATCTTTCCCTTCACAGGCTGCTCGCAACTGTTTGGTGAATGACCAAGGAATTGTGAAAGTGTCAGATTTTGGCCTTTCCAGGTCTgctacatacatacatacatctGTGTTACCTTCCTGTCTCAATCCCTCATTTCCTCCTTTAGTCTCTTCTGCTTTAGTCTTTCTCCCCTCtatgctccagctctgcttttcctccatcTTCTGTCTTTCCCACTTCATGCATCTGGCTCTCTACTTgagagctctctctctctcatctaccttctgtctctctcctttccaCTATCCCTTTCTTATTTCCCCTGTCTCTTCCCCCCTCTCACTGATTCTTTTTTCCACCTGTAGTATCCTGGCTGCAGCTTTCTCTCCACATCTGCTCTTTGCTATGCTTCTGTTTTACCCTATCCCTTCCCCAATTTTGACTAACATATACTTTTTGCGAAGGGACATTTCTGACTGTTGAAACCCACTTGTACTGTGAAGTGCAACCTCTGGTCACTCTTAAgagttttcatttccttttggGCTATGTCAGTTGCATGGAGGAGTGAAATCTGAAATCCAGGACTGGCACCCTGATCCATGTGTCTGCTGCAGGTATGTTCTAGATGATGAGTATACAAGCTCCATGGGGTCAAAGTTTCCAGTGCGGTGGTCACCCCCTGAAGTGCTTCTGTACAGCAAGTTCAGCAGCAAGTCTGATGTTTGGGCTTTTGGTAAGAGTGGCATTAATGACTCAGAAATCAGGAGAGGGTGTCCCAACAACAGTGAACCCCTCTGCAAGCCAGCTTCAGGCACATGCAGTCCTGTGCTATGAACTGCCCCTGATTTTTCCTGTAACAGGAGTTCTGATGTGGGAAGTTTACTCTCTGGGAAAGATGCCTTATGAGAGGTTCAGCAACAGCGAGACAACAGAGCACGTTATCCAAGGTTTGCGTCTCTACCGGCCCCAGCTGGCCTCGGAGCAGATCTACACCATCATGTACAGCTGCTGGCGTGAGGTGAGTTGCTCTCAGCCTTGCGGATCACCCCGAGCTGCCCTGGGGAAACTGACACGGTTCTGTGGCTCCTCCGGGGTGTGTGGAGAGGtagggcaggcagcaggctcCAGCAGGGCTCCTCTCACACGGCAGAAAGCTGAGGAGCGCCCCACGTTCACCGCGCTGCTGGGGAGCATCCTGGACATCGCAGATAACGAGCCTTGACCCCGGGTTGTGCCGGTCTAGCCCGCTGACACCTGGCCCGGTATCGGTGGCCGGTATTACTGACCCACGGCCCGCCGGGATGGACCTGTGTCACCGGACGGTACCGCTGGCATGGACACGACACTGACCCCTGACCGCCGGCAAGTAGGGAACTGAGGGACGCTCAGGGCCGCCTCTGCAGCGCCTGTCACAGCCGGGGACAGAAGTGGCTGACGCTCAGCCGCGGGCAGCCCCGGTGCGGGCAGCCCCGCCGGGCCCCGCAGTGTTTGTGTACAATAAACGGATGGCACAGACACAGCCGCAGCCTCCGGAACCCAcggtgggtgggtgggtgggtgggtgcgCGGGCATGCGCGGTGCGCGCGGAAGGGGCGGTGCCGGCGCAGGCGCGTGCGGGGCCGGATACACGCGCGGCGCGGCACGTGAAGGTCGCGGCGCGGCGGTGCCGGTAAGAGCGGTACCGGGATGGACGCGCCGTCCGCCACCGGGCTGGGCGGCGCCGACCCCCAGCTCCAGCGTTTCATCGAGGTGGAAACGCAGAAACAGCGGTTCCAGCAGCTGGTGCACCAGATgactgagctctgctgggtACGGGCGGCGTGCGAGAGGCAGCCGGGGCTGGCGGGGCAGGCGG
The Heliangelus exortis chromosome 14, bHelExo1.hap1, whole genome shotgun sequence DNA segment above includes these coding regions:
- the BTK gene encoding tyrosine-protein kinase BTK isoform X3, whose amino-acid sequence is MASVILESIFLKRSQQKKKTSPLNFKKRLFLLTESKLSYYEYDFERGRRGSKKGSVDIEKITCVETVVPENNPPPERQVLRKGEDCNNMEQILVIERFPFPFQVVYDEGPLYIFSPTEELRKRWIHELQSVIQYNSDLVQKYHPCFWIDGQYLCCSQTAKNAMGCQILESRNGSLKVGQSHRKKKKPLPPTPEEDQMVMKPLPPEPVPNTASEMKKVVALYNYLPMNAQDLQLQKGKEYFILEESHLPWWKARDKDGREGYIPSNYVTETSNSLEIFEWYSKNITRSQAEQLLKQEGKDGGFIVRDSTSKTGKYTVSVYAKSSVDPQGTVRHYVVCCTPQNQYYLAEKHLFNTIPELIMYHQHNSAGLISRLKYPVTQYQKSAPCTAGLGYGSWEIDPKDLTFLKELGTGQFGVVKYGKWRGQYSVAVKMIREGSMSEDDFIDEAKVMMNLSHEKLVQLYGVCTKQRPIFIITEYMSNGCLLNFLRETWRRFQPAELLRMCKDVCEAMEYLESKQFLHRDLAARNCLVNDQGIVKVSDFGLSRYVLDDEYTSSMGSKFPVRWSPPEVLLYSKFSSKSDVWAFGVLMWEVYSLGKMPYERFSNSETTEHVIQGLRLYRPQLASEQIYTIMYSCWREKAEERPTFTALLGSILDIADNEP
- the BTK gene encoding tyrosine-protein kinase BTK isoform X1; the encoded protein is MASVILESIFLKRSQQKKKTSPLNFKKRLFLLTESKLSYYEYDFERGRRGSKKGSVDIEKITCVETVVPENNPPPERQVLRKGEDCNNMEQILVIERFPFPFQVVYDEGPLYIFSPTEELRKRWIHELQSVIQYNSDLVQKYHPCFWIDGQYLCCSQTAKNAMGCQILESRNGSLKVGQSHRKKKKPLPPTPEEDQMVMKPLPPEPVPNTASEMKKVVALYNYLPMNAQDLQLQKGKEYFILEESHLPWWKARDKDGREGYIPSNYVTETSNSLEIFEWYSKNITRSQAEQLLKQEGKDGGFIVRDSTSKTGKYTVSVYAKSSVDPQGTVRHYVVCCTPQNQYYLAEKHLFNTIPELIMYHQHNSAGLISRLKYPVTQYQKSAPCTAGLGYGSWEIDPKDLTFLKELGTGQFGVVKYGKWRGQYSVAVKMIREGSMSEDDFIDEAKVMMNLSHEKLVQLYGVCTKQRPIFIITEYMSNGCLLNFLRETWRRFQPAELLRMCKDVCEAMEYLESKQFLHRDLAARNCLVNDQGIVKVSDFGLSRSATYIHTSVLPSCLNPSFPPLVSSALVFLPSMLQLCFSSIFCLSHFMHLALYLRALSLSSTFCLSPFHYPFLISPVSSPLSLILFSTCSILAAAFSPHLLFAMLLFYPIPSPILTNIYFLRRDISDC
- the BTK gene encoding tyrosine-protein kinase BTK isoform X2, with the protein product MASVILESIFLKRSQQKKKTSPLNFKKRLFLLTESKLSYYEYDFERGRRGSKKGSVDIEKITCVETVVPENNPPPERQRKGEDCNNMEQILVIERFPFPFQVVYDEGPLYIFSPTEELRKRWIHELQSVIQYNSDLVQKYHPCFWIDGQYLCCSQTAKNAMGCQILESRNGSLKVGQSHRKKKKPLPPTPEEDQMVMKPLPPEPVPNTASEMKKVVALYNYLPMNAQDLQLQKGKEYFILEESHLPWWKARDKDGREGYIPSNYVTETSNSLEIFEWYSKNITRSQAEQLLKQEGKDGGFIVRDSTSKTGKYTVSVYAKSSVDPQGTVRHYVVCCTPQNQYYLAEKHLFNTIPELIMYHQHNSAGLISRLKYPVTQYQKSAPCTAGLGYGSWEIDPKDLTFLKELGTGQFGVVKYGKWRGQYSVAVKMIREGSMSEDDFIDEAKVMMNLSHEKLVQLYGVCTKQRPIFIITEYMSNGCLLNFLRETWRRFQPAELLRMCKDVCEAMEYLESKQFLHRDLAARNCLVNDQGIVKVSDFGLSRSATYIHTSVLPSCLNPSFPPLVSSALVFLPSMLQLCFSSIFCLSHFMHLALYLRALSLSSTFCLSPFHYPFLISPVSSPLSLILFSTCSILAAAFSPHLLFAMLLFYPIPSPILTNIYFLRRDISDC